The genomic region TGCTCGACGCGATCGGCAACATGACCGTTCTCGAGCTGTCCGACTTCGTGAAGGCTTTCGAGGAGAAGTTCGGCGTGACCGCCGCGGCCCCCGTGGCCGTCGCCGCCGCCGCGACTGGTGGACCCGCGGCCCCGGCCGCCGAGGAGAAGACCGAGTTCGACGTCGTGCTGATGGCCGCCGGCGAGAAGAAGATCCAGGTGATCAAGGTCGTGCGCGAGCTGACCGGCCTGGGCCTGAAGGAAGCCAAGGACCTGGTGGACGGCGCTCCCAAGACCGTCAAGGACGGCCTGACCAAGGACGAGGCCGAGGCCATGCGCACCAAGCTGACCGAGCAGGGCGCCACCGTCGAGCTGAAGTAACCGGGCGAGCCGGCGCGCGGAACCCCCAGGGGCTCCGCGCGCCGGACCGCGAAGCCGGAGCGGCCACGGGCCGCACCGGCTTCCTTTTCCGGTTACTCCAGCGCGGCGGCACATGGCACAGAGCAGGACTACAATCAAATTCCGACGGACGGTACGCCGCCCCGCCGAATCGCATTCGGTCGGGGTCGTTTGCGCTTTTCCGAATCCACGCACGCTGAGAGGGAGACCCACTTGGCAACGCTGAACAAACCGATCGTCTC from Longimicrobium sp. harbors:
- the rplL gene encoding 50S ribosomal protein L7/L12 produces the protein MATLTRDELLDAIGNMTVLELSDFVKAFEEKFGVTAAAPVAVAAAATGGPAAPAAEEKTEFDVVLMAAGEKKIQVIKVVRELTGLGLKEAKDLVDGAPKTVKDGLTKDEAEAMRTKLTEQGATVELK